In Ectothiorhodospira sp. BSL-9, a single window of DNA contains:
- a CDS encoding DVU3141 family protein codes for MGPAHFRTPLAGLAGACLVVILTACGSVPTQHDNGSWQPGDARSGEPTLPERLDTFLNEQPAGATVMLEHSPWGRDVHVMAHAPYHAASGRTCRSLSVETRRGTEPALVCQAGNGHWEEVRVLSHMGRAMPLQPAALSDHGPVRDITP; via the coding sequence ATGGGCCCTGCTCATTTCCGGACACCGCTCGCCGGCCTGGCCGGCGCCTGCCTGGTGGTGATCCTCACCGCCTGCGGCAGCGTACCCACACAGCACGACAACGGCAGCTGGCAGCCGGGCGACGCCCGAAGCGGCGAACCCACGCTGCCGGAGCGCCTGGACACCTTCTTGAACGAACAACCCGCCGGCGCCACCGTGATGCTCGAACACAGCCCCTGGGGACGGGATGTCCATGTGATGGCCCACGCCCCCTACCATGCTGCCAGCGGGCGCACCTGCCGATCCCTGTCCGTCGAGACCCGACGAGGCACCGAACCCGCCCTGGTCTGCCAGGCCGGCAACGGCCACTGGGAAGAGGTCCGCGTGCTCAGCCACATGGGCCGCGCCATGCCGCTTCAACCCGCCGCCCTTTCCGATCATGGGCCCGTTCGAGACATCACCCCATGA
- a CDS encoding 2Fe-2S iron-sulfur cluster-binding protein — translation MPNITFSHPDYKDKTVYAVAGSHTETILKIARENKLPIQFDCQDGECGTCLVRVTHLGKGKPKGGPLTVKEQTVLQELGKLTAEEIEQMSVDDFPPSWRLACQMIVRDEDLLVEYGVS, via the coding sequence ATGCCCAACATCACTTTTTCGCATCCTGACTACAAAGACAAGACCGTATACGCGGTGGCCGGCAGCCACACGGAAACCATCCTCAAGATCGCCCGCGAGAACAAGCTGCCCATCCAGTTCGATTGCCAGGACGGCGAATGCGGCACCTGCCTGGTGCGCGTGACCCACCTGGGCAAGGGCAAGCCCAAGGGCGGCCCCCTCACCGTGAAGGAACAGACCGTGCTCCAGGAACTGGGCAAGCTCACGGCCGAAGAGATCGAGCAGATGTCCGTGGACGATTTCCCACCCAGCTGGCGCCTGGCCTGCCAGATGATCGTGCGGGATGAGGACCTGCTGGTGGAGTACGGGGTGAGCTGA
- a CDS encoding 2Fe-2S iron-sulfur cluster binding domain-containing protein — translation MARAKLTFKDINLTVNAPVGARVIDISEKVGTGIIYGCREGDCGTCMMQVEEGWNNLTEPSVVEHKALQENNAGRHQRLACQAQLLGDVTVRPA, via the coding sequence GTGGCAAGAGCCAAACTGACCTTCAAAGACATCAATCTCACCGTGAACGCCCCCGTGGGCGCCCGCGTCATCGACATCTCCGAAAAGGTGGGCACAGGCATCATCTATGGTTGCCGCGAAGGCGACTGCGGCACCTGCATGATGCAGGTGGAGGAAGGCTGGAACAATCTGACCGAACCCTCGGTGGTGGAGCATAAGGCCCTCCAGGAGAACAACGCGGGCCGCCACCAGCGTCTGGCCTGCCAGGCCCAACTCCTAGGCGACGTCACTGTTCGTCCCGCCTGA
- the ahpC gene encoding alkyl hydroperoxide reductase subunit C, with protein sequence MSLINTEVKPFNATAYHNGEFVQVSEESLKGQWSVFFFYPADFTFVCPTELGDLADNYEEFKKLGVEIYSVSTDTHFTHKAWHDSSETINKLQYPMLADPTLTISRNFEVLIEEAGLAERGTFVIDPEGRIQIMEINAGNIGRNAEELLRKVKAAQYVAAHPNEVCPAKWKEGEKTLAPSLDLVGKI encoded by the coding sequence ATGTCCCTGATCAATACCGAAGTCAAGCCGTTCAATGCCACCGCCTACCACAATGGCGAGTTCGTGCAGGTGAGCGAGGAAAGCCTCAAGGGTCAGTGGTCGGTATTCTTCTTCTACCCCGCCGACTTCACCTTCGTGTGCCCCACCGAGCTGGGTGATCTGGCCGACAACTATGAAGAATTCAAGAAGCTGGGCGTGGAGATCTACAGCGTGTCCACCGACACCCACTTCACCCACAAGGCCTGGCATGACAGCTCCGAGACCATCAACAAGCTGCAGTACCCCATGCTGGCCGACCCGACCCTGACGATCTCCCGCAACTTCGAGGTGCTGATCGAGGAAGCCGGTCTGGCCGAACGTGGCACCTTCGTGATCGATCCTGAAGGTCGCATCCAGATCATGGAGATCAACGCCGGCAACATCGGTCGCAACGCCGAAGAACTGCTGCGCAAGGTGAAGGCTGCCCAGTACGTGGCCGCGCACCCCAACGAAGTGTGCCCGGCCAAGTGGAAGGAAGGTGAGAAGACCCTGGCTCCGTCCCTGGATCTGGTGGGCAAGATCTAA